In the genome of Juglans microcarpa x Juglans regia isolate MS1-56 chromosome 6S, Jm3101_v1.0, whole genome shotgun sequence, the window CGGATGTAAACCTAAATATCCGGGtttattaactttttatttttatttttaaaaagactttttaaaatttttattttttaaaaatttttttatagcacttttaaaaaaaaatcagatatcatgtttaataccaagatttctttaaaaaaatattttaaacacttttaaaaaggtttcttttaaaaagaaatctttTTAACAATTCAAAAAGCTTTTTTTAATAGgcctttatgtttattattttttatacaaaataaataataatacatcagcACACGTACAATACATTTAATTGCCATTACCTGTTAATTTTCTCTTCATTTGTAGAGCAATTATATAGGCCACGCACGGATAAACTTGATCGGGGTGCGTCACATCGTGTGAGCTAGGAGTTTACGGAATAGTCTTGTGTTTAACTTACAAGGAACAAcgacacaaaataataattatgacaaaaaaaggaaattacaaTTACAAACTGAAATAATtactcaaatcatatcaatgagtaattttctaaaagtaaactaaacctttttcttttctttcattatatatttatttattataattttttttcttttttttttttttttttttttttttttttttgcacaatCGGGCTTCCACTAATATGAGATGGCGTGGAAGTGACTTGTATTATGGTCAGATTGTTATGATAGCACACGAAAGTAAGATTACAacctttttaattaaaagaaacaCAAAACCTAACACCTTAAGATTATTTCGATGACTTCGTTTATATAAAGGGTTGAATTTTTCAAGGTTTGACTATTCATAAATGATGGCAACTACCTTAATGCAGAGACGAAGATATTTCCAATTGAAAGACCCTACTttgagtttattatatttattttcttgcctttttgtacgtcttctcttaaaaaaaaaaatccggttACAGATCCGTATTTAGATTCGAGTTTTTCTTATCCGCCTGAGTCCAATTCAGGCAGAAATCACCCAAATTCCTTTGGATTTCTGGATTTCGGACTGGATCAAAATTTTTAATGGACACCCctagaaaaaaatcaaaatcacaataaaaaacTCATTAGGTCTAACACCCTTTTCAAAGGGTGACTGCCAAATGAAGTAATTAAACACCATGGCGATGAGAAGTACAAGTAAATCGATTAGTATgattaaaaatgattaattaagttattttcTATAGGGAGGATATGCGTCGTCGTTGAGTACTCCACCAATATAATATATGGAGTCAAATTTGCAAACAAGTGTGAAGACGAcagttaaaataatattgtattaaagtttgtgagagtgaataaataaaattaaaagttggtcgaatatgattttttaatattattttaattttaatgtttgtaaaagttgtgtttatttttgtgctaattagataataattagataaaagtATTCCATTTCAAATAGAaaattgttttgtatttgtttGATGTTCGTGAATGAAGTTTTGAGAAGTTTTGGATGCtacccaaacatgcccttagtAGCTTAATAAAAAATGCCGGTCACTCAAGTATACAAGCCGTCCGTAggctctttataaaaaataaaaaataaaataaaccccacaagaagaaagtgattttttttacattttgttcaCGGCGAGATGCACTTTCATTTTACAGAAGGCATGCTCCAAATTTGTATACTATTCTATTCCTATACGTAAGCTTGGAATGGAATACGTTATCCATTTGGAAGGCCGAAAAGGTCAGACCCGTGTTTTGAAAATCATGATATGATCTTAAAGTTGTAAGGGATATGcacgaaatttatatatttaaaatttccacaaatcatttaatattcatctatactattttaaatttatttctttgctCAAAGTTTATGAAATATTCAATGGTCTGGTTCCTATAAACACGATCCCTGCAGCTACCTAGCATCCTCAACCTCACTCATCAAATTTATACACTCCAGTTTGATATCAAAACCACGTACATGAGCTCCAAGGAAAGTCAGATGGGAACATCCTCTACTGAAGATCAGGAGAGTATCTCCGAGTATGCTATGCAACTAACAAGTGCATCGGTGCTGCCCAGTGTGCTGAAAGCAGCAATAGATCTTGGTGTGCTTCAGATTATTGGGGAAGCAGGTCCTGGAGCCCTTCTCTCTGCTTCCCAAATAGCATCCGAGCTCTCCACTCACAGCAACGCCAACCTTGTTTCGTCTTTGCTTCTTGATTGTATGCTACGCATTCTAGCTAGCCACTCAATTCTCACTTGCTCTCTCACCCACCAGAACGATGGTCACGTTCTCAGGCTTTACGGTTTGGCTCCTGTCTCAAAATACTTTGACCGAAGCAGCCAGGATGGAGGACCACTGGTTGCCATGCTAGATTTGATGCAGGACAAAGACGTCATGAGTATCTGGTATTACAATTAGCTAACAAAAGCCGATTACTTGTGTATTCATTGTTGAGATCACCACCATCTAATTCTCCctgtttttgaataattttttgatgACAACGTCATGACAGGGACCATTTGAAAGACGCAGTTCTGGAAGGTGTACTACCCTGCTACAAGGATCATGGGATGAACATGAGTGAGTTTTTGGGAAAGGATGCAAGATTCCACGAAACTTTCAGGGGCTTAATGAAATCTTTAAGCCCAGCACTTATGGAGAAGATCCTTGAGACGTACAAGGGCTTTGAAGGCCTGAAGTCGCTTGTGGATGTGGGCGGTCATGATGGCACCATCCTCAACACCATCATATCCAAGTACCCTTCCATCAAGGGCGTTAACTTTGACATGGCTTCGGTTATAGAAAAGTCAGCCCCCTATCCGGGTATGGATTTCAATATTTGGGTTTCATCAGATAGTTATAAGTCCATAGATActattacttttcatttttcctcaTTGCACGGTGCACGCATCATAATGCACGCACCGTGCAATGAGAGCTTGAAACATCGACTGAAATGCTTTGATTTTAAACCCAACCTTGAGCAGATAAATATAGACCACATGGTGGACAAAATATACAATACATAATATACTATGTTACCCCCAGATGCTCCTAATCGGATCAACAAGTTTCTAACATGGCAAGGAATATTGGCCAAAATCTGAGAAAGGAGCCGTTCGAGGCAAgattattttaagttaaaacttcaaaaaaaaaagaaaattagagttGAAGTGGAACACCCTAGCTAGCACAGCAATGAGTCACCTGTATATATGGCATCTGATGAATCTTGGGGTAGtctatctcaaataaatcacTTATTTAGCTGTGTTAAATTTTTGAGAAATCGGTTTAATTTGCAGGTATTGAGCACGTTGCAGGAGACATGTTTGTAAGCATTCCAAAAGGGGATGCCATTTTCATGAAGGTTAGGTTCAATACCATCAATACCAACTGAAACATTGGCTATGTCGGTCGTAAGACAATTGAGATTCCTCTAAAACTTGCTCTTTGTATCATCCATGGTACTGCAGAAAACAAGCAGCATAAACTAATATATTCGTTGGTTGTGTATTTAATTGAATCGGTAATTGTTAATTGGTGTTTCATTCTGTACAGTTTCTGACTGACATTGGGATGTGAATGAAACAGTGGataattcatcattacaacgaCGAAGATAGCTTGAAGGTACTAAAAAATTGTTATGAAGCACTACCAGAACATGGGAAAGTGATATTAGTTGATATGGTGGTTCCAGAAGTCCCTGAAACTAGTGCTGCTCATAAAAGCTTGTTTCAATTTTATTTGTTCATAATGAATGCGAACCCACAAGGTAAGGAGAGGACAGAAAGAGAACTCGAAAGTTTGGCAAAGGCAGCAGGATTTTCTGGTATTAAGGTGGCAGGCTTTGCTTATGGCTATTCACTCGTGGAGTTCTACAAGAATATGTAGCATTTTGGTCAGGACATGTTCTAGGTATGACCGTATCTGTAGCCCTATGTGATAACAATAACAAACCAACTTCTGTTTGCTCATGTGATCTTATTGATTTGCTATTTGGTTAGACTACGtggtgtattttcaaaatttaaatttgatatagAAACAAATAAAGGTTGACATATGTTTTCACAAGTTAAAGAAATAAGTGATTCTATGATGCATAAAAGAgtgattgaaatccatgaatcaATATAAAGTCTGcaatttcatctaattatctGAAAAGTATAAAAAGTCGAATGTAAATAAGTCTTGGAGACAAAACTCTGACTTTGGCAATGTTGAACAATGTAAAAGTCATACTTGTAATCAagtattttactaaaaaatgaACATTGATCAGAAATCGAGGTTTTCTAATAAACCTGAAATGACTCATTTAGAATCACTATAACATTTGTAACTCATTATGGTTAAAAGTTACATCAAATGtatgtaaaaatatttgtagagtgaaagtttgaaaactacaagaaaagaataaaatgactatttagaaaaggtaaaatattttttgaaaagtggtatctgagatttgataataccaatactgtttttggatttaggaaaaatatttattattaatgtatatatacgAATGTCAGTGagagtatatttgtatttatgtatatatataacatgttgGCAAGTATAGATCATGGTTTGTAATATGTCATTAAAGTTATGTCTCTAAaagactttaaaataaaatttatgaatgagaCATCATTCATAATTATGATTGAATTGTAATACTAAGACCAAGACTATTAGGATTGTCTTAGTAGAGTTGCATAGAGTTTTGAAACACTTGCATGAAGAATTGCTAGTTCATAGATATTTTAAAGACACAATGTGACATGCTCATTATTTTACAATATCATAAAATTGATTaggttattaaataaattttttatatgtaggTTATAAAAAACTTAGGGCTTATTTgttttcagatatgagatgagttgagattaaagttaaaaagttgaataaaatattgttagaatatattttttaatattacttttgttttagaatttgaaaaagttgaattgtttattttattttgtgtggagatttgagaaagttataatgatgagatgagatgtttcatgaaaacaaacaaggccttaatgaTTGCAGAAACTTGTGTAAGGCCTAAAATCTGTTTTTCAGTTGGCATCATTGGTTGTTACCAAAGTAACCTAAAGATGTTTGACCCAAAAGCCGTGAAAAGAGTGTCATGTTAtttgaaagaaattaaagactatATTGTTACTTTTAAAAGAACTGATACTCTTAAAGGAACTAGATATTCAAATTCTATtttgcataattattttaacgAAGAACATACTCTCTTACTACTTCATGTGCAATAAGGGTTGAGTTTGTGACGTGATTTGAAACCACAATGTATGGTATATGAATGAGAAAACTTATCTTAAAAATTGGAATTGTCGACTTTATAGCCAAGCTGCTAAGAATGTATGACAAGAATTCATCATAGTACTTTTCtatgaatgatgaatatttgatgaaattttaaatacctaagtgcTTAGGAGAATgtatgaaaacaaataatatccatataatatatcaatattgCAGTTTAAAGAACATGTTGAAAAGATGGGTCTTATGCCTATACTCATGATTTAAACATGTTAATAAGATAATGGATAGTCTAAGGGTTGGTTTGGAGAGTATATGacaattttgtgaatagtagtaagaattttgtaaatagtaagaTAATTGGTACTCCACCAATATAATTTATTGAGTTAGATTTGCAAACAAGTGGGAAGACAAcagttaaaataatattgtattgaAGTTTgtgagagtaaataaataaagttaaaagttgtttgaatatgaattaaattttgtcTTGAGTAATAATTacgtaatgattagataaaagtcaaatagaaaattattttgtatctGTTTGATGTTAGTGaatgaagttttgagaatttggaATCtacccaaacatgcccttagtAACTGAATAAAAAGTGCTGACTCAAGTATACAAGTCCTGCATAggctctttataaaaataaaataaaaataa includes:
- the LOC121237860 gene encoding caffeic acid 3-O-methyltransferase 1-like, encoding MSSKESQMGTSSTEDQESISEYAMQLTSASVLPSVLKAAIDLGVLQIIGEAGPGALLSASQIASELSTHSNANLVSSLLLDCMLRILASHSILTCSLTHQNDGHVLRLYGLAPVSKYFDRSSQDGGPLVAMLDLMQDKDVMSIWDHLKDAVLEGVLPCYKDHGMNMSEFLGKDARFHETFRGLMKSLSPALMEKILETYKGFEGLKSLVDVGGHDGTILNTIISKYPSIKGVNFDMASVIEKSAPYPGIEHVAGDMFVSIPKGDAIFMKWIIHHYNDEDSLKVLKNCYEALPEHGKVILVDMVVPEVPETSAAHKSLFQFYLFIMNANPQGKERTERELESLAKAAGFSGIKVAGFAYGYSLVEFYKNM